One segment of Desulfosporosinus sp. Sb-LF DNA contains the following:
- the fliS gene encoding flagellar export chaperone FliS, with product MMNSQMANAYKNQQVMTAPPEQLTLLLYNGALRFLNESILAMEQGDIQKSHNANMRVQDIVREFVLTLDMSYELSKNWAQLYEYTEHCLIQGNIKKDVAQLQQAKGVLEELRDAWVGAMKQTHVARAMAK from the coding sequence TTGATGAATTCGCAGATGGCAAATGCTTATAAAAATCAACAGGTTATGACGGCTCCACCGGAACAATTGACCTTATTGCTCTATAATGGAGCGCTACGGTTTCTGAATGAAAGCATTTTGGCGATGGAGCAGGGGGATATACAAAAATCCCACAATGCCAATATGCGTGTACAGGACATCGTTCGTGAATTTGTACTCACGTTGGATATGAGCTATGAACTTTCGAAAAACTGGGCACAGCTTTATGAATACACGGAACACTGCCTTATTCAAGGCAATATTAAGAAAGATGTGGCACAGTTGCAACAGGCTAAAGGCGTGTTAGAGGAACTGAGGGATGCTTGGGTAGGCGCCATGAAACAAACTCATGTGGCCCGGGCAATGGCTAAGTAA
- a CDS encoding glycosyltransferase, translated as MIVKNEEDVLQQSLNKVGRYVDEIIVVDTGSTDRTKEIALTFTEKVYDFTWCDDFSAARNFSLEKASCDWVLVLDADEVITNFNVGHFWNVIKSDKSVVGRIRLIDIVSDATGEKRCTERISRLFNRRLFHYEGIIHEQIVKKDGNSFNTVPVEITVEHSGYTQEVIQRTDKIARNITLLEQALEKNPEDAYMLYQLAKTYYMAKSYKDAVYCFKRALALPLDFSLEYVKNLVETYGYALINSGSYGEAMCLKNYEKYYASSTDYQFLMALISMNNGRFSQAIEQFMRCIDNKEGKVEGTNSYLPKFNIAVIYECLGYRAEAVRYYEKCENYPAALKRLREI; from the coding sequence ATGATAGTGAAGAATGAAGAAGATGTTCTTCAACAAAGTTTGAACAAGGTTGGTCGTTATGTCGATGAAATCATTGTTGTAGACACTGGTTCAACCGATCGTACCAAAGAAATAGCGCTGACATTTACTGAAAAGGTCTATGATTTTACATGGTGTGATGATTTTTCTGCTGCCAGGAACTTTTCATTAGAGAAAGCGTCTTGCGATTGGGTGCTTGTTTTGGATGCTGATGAAGTCATAACTAATTTCAACGTTGGACATTTCTGGAACGTTATAAAGAGCGATAAGTCCGTTGTTGGACGAATTAGACTGATCGATATTGTATCCGATGCGACGGGAGAGAAACGCTGTACGGAGAGAATCAGTCGCTTATTTAATCGAAGATTATTTCATTATGAAGGGATTATCCATGAACAGATTGTCAAAAAAGACGGAAACTCCTTTAATACTGTTCCGGTGGAGATTACGGTAGAACATAGTGGTTACACCCAGGAAGTTATTCAACGCACAGATAAAATCGCCAGAAATATCACGTTGCTGGAACAGGCATTGGAGAAAAATCCCGAGGATGCTTATATGCTTTATCAATTAGCCAAAACATATTATATGGCTAAGAGTTACAAAGATGCTGTGTATTGCTTTAAACGAGCGTTAGCCTTGCCGCTAGATTTTTCACTTGAATATGTGAAAAATCTGGTTGAAACGTACGGATATGCTTTAATTAATAGCGGAAGTTATGGAGAAGCAATGTGTCTCAAAAACTATGAGAAGTATTACGCTAGTTCAACGGATTATCAATTTTTGATGGCTCTTATCTCTATGAATAACGGGAGATTTTCTCAGGCAATCGAACAATTTATGCGGTGCATCGATAATAAAGAAGGAAAGGTAGAAGGAACTAATTCCTATTTGCCGAAGTTTAACATTGCCGTTATATATGAGTGTTTGGGATACCGGGCTGAAGCGGTTAGGTATTATGAGAAATGCGAAAACTATCCAGCAGCTCTTAAGCGTCTGAGGGAAATTTAG
- a CDS encoding flagellar protein FlaG, whose amino-acid sequence MVNPIQPNTQSTTIPVDAFPGQKLERSQDTPRQVVDRKQEIPSAREEIPREEVEKATEKLNRLMGIIDKRYEFSIHESSHRLTVRIVDQQSGEVLDEIPSKRALEIFDSFSQMAGLLFDKHI is encoded by the coding sequence ATGGTCAATCCCATTCAACCGAATACTCAGTCCACCACGATCCCAGTGGATGCCTTTCCAGGTCAAAAGCTGGAAAGGTCCCAAGATACACCGCGTCAGGTTGTCGATCGTAAGCAGGAAATTCCCTCGGCCCGTGAAGAAATTCCACGTGAAGAAGTAGAAAAAGCTACGGAAAAGCTCAATCGACTTATGGGAATTATCGATAAACGTTACGAATTCAGTATTCATGAAAGTTCTCACCGGCTTACGGTTAGGATCGTGGATCAACAAAGCGGGGAAGTACTGGATGAAATTCCATCGAAACGTGCTTTGGAGATTTTTGATTCTTTTAGCCAGATGGCAGGTTTATTGTTCGATAAACATATCTGA
- a CDS encoding chemotaxis protein CheA, translating to MSQDDGKNQGVDLGEFLEFYLLDSQEQIEKLGAGLLQLEKEGGNIGLINDLFRSAHSLKGASGTMGFTPIVALTHAAEDLLDRLRQGKMEVSLEMIDILLAVTDRVKVMLAQVEQRLEISVEYEDVVSSMKGLLNGEKPAESVSPQLVKGNEDVVDDFVPLDFVLSQSEREKVNNAYIMGYGIYQVDVRLAPNTIMKAVRAVMATQRLEGMGTVIKLYPSVEDLEVGNAEGFSLLVLCNESIEEMHRELLEISELVDVAIHPYPEGEGLVEEVAAGATVVIDEPILDQEISPSFQSFSDKIAEVQPKAISTTSTAPAIEVVSGEGNTQVHTIRVDTARMDNLINLVGEMVITRTRLVQIGLDLKAQYTTDNMVNNLNEANVYLGRLMNDLQESVMRLRMVAIGTVFSRFPRLVRDLAKKTGKEIELVLKGEDTELDKTVVEVIGDPLMHLIRNSVDHGVESPEERRAAGKPDRGTITLDAYHEGNHIAILISDDGAGLDLDKIRKIAVSKGLVGDKEELSERDIANLIFLPGFSTADKVTDISGRGVGMDVVKKALNNLGGMVDITTNKGKGTTFTIRLPLTLAIIQALLVEVGKEIYAVPLSSVLETLLVNRTDIKTVGGLPMVQLRGNTLPLISLQEKFGLAAPETASSEVFVVVVGFGDKALGLIVDELRGQQEVVIKSLGDFLNNLPGIAGATILGDGKVTLILDIGSLIQDVLVMRKG from the coding sequence ATGAGCCAGGATGACGGTAAAAATCAGGGAGTAGATCTGGGGGAGTTCTTAGAGTTTTATTTGTTGGATTCCCAGGAACAGATTGAAAAACTCGGGGCGGGGCTCTTGCAACTGGAGAAAGAGGGAGGAAATATCGGGCTTATTAACGATCTTTTCCGCTCGGCTCACAGTTTGAAGGGGGCCTCGGGCACAATGGGGTTCACTCCTATAGTTGCGTTGACCCATGCGGCTGAGGATTTATTGGATCGTTTGCGGCAAGGTAAAATGGAAGTTTCTCTAGAAATGATTGATATTTTATTAGCAGTGACCGACAGGGTGAAAGTGATGCTGGCTCAAGTGGAGCAGCGTCTGGAGATTTCTGTTGAGTATGAAGATGTAGTTTCCTCCATGAAGGGGTTATTAAATGGAGAGAAACCTGCTGAATCCGTGAGTCCACAGCTTGTAAAGGGAAACGAAGATGTGGTAGATGATTTTGTCCCGCTAGACTTTGTCTTATCTCAGTCAGAACGTGAAAAAGTAAACAATGCTTACATTATGGGGTATGGAATCTATCAAGTGGATGTGAGACTGGCGCCTAATACGATTATGAAAGCCGTTCGTGCAGTGATGGCGACCCAGCGGCTTGAGGGTATGGGCACGGTGATTAAGCTTTATCCGAGTGTTGAAGATCTGGAAGTCGGGAATGCCGAGGGCTTCTCCTTACTTGTACTATGTAATGAGTCCATTGAAGAAATGCACAGGGAATTATTAGAAATATCTGAGTTGGTAGATGTTGCTATTCACCCTTACCCAGAGGGCGAAGGGCTGGTTGAAGAGGTAGCTGCGGGTGCGACTGTGGTTATTGATGAACCCATTTTAGATCAGGAAATATCCCCTAGCTTCCAATCCTTTTCCGATAAAATAGCTGAGGTTCAACCTAAAGCGATAAGCACAACGTCTACGGCACCGGCTATCGAAGTCGTTAGCGGGGAAGGTAACACGCAAGTACATACGATTCGGGTCGATACGGCCCGGATGGATAATCTTATCAATCTCGTCGGGGAAATGGTCATTACCCGAACCCGCTTGGTACAAATCGGACTGGATCTAAAGGCCCAGTACACTACGGATAATATGGTCAATAATTTAAACGAGGCCAATGTTTACTTGGGTCGCTTAATGAATGATCTTCAAGAGAGTGTCATGCGTCTGCGAATGGTGGCGATTGGAACTGTTTTTAGTCGATTCCCCCGTTTGGTCCGCGATCTCGCTAAGAAAACTGGGAAAGAGATAGAACTTGTCTTAAAAGGTGAAGACACTGAACTAGATAAAACGGTCGTCGAAGTTATCGGGGATCCCTTAATGCATCTCATACGGAATTCAGTGGATCACGGGGTGGAGTCTCCGGAAGAGCGTCGCGCGGCGGGTAAACCGGATCGTGGTACGATTACGCTGGACGCCTATCATGAAGGAAATCATATTGCGATTCTCATTTCAGATGACGGGGCAGGGTTGGACCTTGATAAAATCCGGAAAATTGCAGTTTCCAAGGGCCTAGTCGGTGATAAAGAGGAACTCTCTGAACGCGATATTGCTAACCTTATTTTCTTGCCAGGTTTTAGCACGGCAGATAAGGTGACTGATATCTCGGGTCGGGGTGTTGGAATGGATGTTGTGAAAAAGGCCTTGAATAATCTTGGGGGCATGGTGGATATCACGACCAATAAGGGTAAAGGTACAACCTTTACTATCCGGTTGCCTCTAACTTTAGCGATCATTCAAGCTCTGCTCGTGGAGGTTGGGAAAGAAATTTATGCAGTTCCACTCTCTTCGGTGTTGGAGACCCTTCTCGTCAATCGAACGGATATTAAAACGGTCGGCGGTTTGCCGATGGTTCAACTACGCGGGAATACGTTACCCCTGATTTCGTTACAAGAAAAATTTGGTCTTGCAGCTCCAGAAACGGCCAGTAGTGAGGTCTTTGTCGTGGTCGTGGGCTTTGGAGATAAAGCCCTGGGGCTTATTGTGGATGAACTGCGTGGACAACAAGAAGTTGTCATTAAGTCGTTGGGCGATTTTCTGAATAATCTCCCTGGTATTGCTGGTGCTACGATTCTCGGAGACGGCAAAGTCACGTTGATTCTTGACATAGGATCATTGATTCAAGACGTGTTGGTTATGCGCAAAGGCTAG
- a CDS encoding chemotaxis protein CheW, producing the protein MAEEQLVTFSLGSEEFGVDIMRVQEIIRIPPITRVPKAPSYVEGVINLRGNVIPVISLRSRFSMPRVDETDLSRIIVLQVQNKVFGIRVDAVTEVLRLQSEAIEPPPPIALGMDSQFIRGVGKIGERLLILLELDQIMGGEMSHEFSA; encoded by the coding sequence ATGGCGGAAGAACAATTAGTTACCTTTAGCTTAGGGTCTGAAGAATTTGGCGTCGATATTATGCGTGTTCAAGAGATTATTCGCATCCCACCCATTACTCGTGTGCCAAAAGCCCCGAGCTATGTCGAGGGTGTTATTAACTTGCGTGGGAACGTGATTCCTGTCATCAGTTTGCGTAGCCGTTTTAGTATGCCTCGAGTCGATGAAACTGATCTCAGCAGAATCATTGTTTTGCAAGTTCAGAATAAAGTCTTTGGTATTAGGGTGGATGCGGTAACCGAAGTCTTACGCTTACAGAGCGAAGCCATTGAACCCCCGCCACCGATTGCCTTAGGTATGGACTCTCAGTTTATACGCGGAGTGGGAAAAATCGGCGAGCGTCTCCTTATCCTATTAGAACTTGACCAGATAATGGGCGGAGAGATGAGCCATGAGTTCAGCGCTTAA
- a CDS encoding chemotaxis response regulator protein-glutamate methylesterase: MSSALKPPIGVLIVDDSPFMRLTLQKILSQDPSIKVLDTARDGREGILKLQSLRPQVVTMDVEMPVMNGLQALEEIMRWQPTPVIILSSVTTEGAQATLKALDLGAFDVVAKPSGNPGADLQALSRDLVDKVKAAAGVNPARLGRKGLTSMVASSTSGAMGTTGVGGTTKIAAPTSIGQSPRLPGTGRMGLLPKHAVEIVAIGTSTGGPSALQAVLPALPANFPVPVLVAQHMPPGFTGPLAQRLNGLCPLNVREGIHGEVLKAGTVYVAPAGKQLQVQRKPGQLILHIGDEAPIPTLYHPSVDVMFLSLAKVVGKGTLGVVMTGMGSDGTKGMKEVKASDGFAIAESEETCVVYGMPRSLVDAGLADRVVPLGEIGRTIVECVMRRG, encoded by the coding sequence ATGAGTTCAGCGCTTAAGCCGCCGATCGGGGTTCTAATCGTGGATGATTCTCCCTTTATGCGTTTGACCTTACAGAAAATCCTTAGTCAGGATCCGAGTATTAAGGTTTTGGATACGGCTCGGGATGGACGTGAAGGGATTCTCAAACTCCAGTCCCTTCGCCCTCAAGTCGTGACGATGGACGTGGAAATGCCGGTTATGAACGGACTTCAAGCTTTGGAAGAAATCATGCGTTGGCAGCCTACCCCGGTGATCATCTTGAGCTCGGTGACGACTGAAGGTGCGCAAGCAACGCTAAAAGCTCTTGATCTAGGGGCCTTTGATGTTGTGGCGAAACCGTCAGGCAACCCAGGAGCGGATTTACAGGCGCTTTCTCGCGATTTAGTGGATAAGGTGAAAGCTGCTGCGGGTGTTAATCCTGCGCGACTTGGGCGTAAGGGATTAACCTCAATGGTTGCTTCCTCGACATCGGGTGCTATGGGAACAACGGGCGTTGGAGGGACGACCAAGATCGCTGCGCCAACGTCCATTGGCCAGAGCCCTCGCCTTCCTGGCACAGGAAGGATGGGCTTGTTGCCCAAGCATGCGGTCGAGATAGTGGCTATCGGAACTTCCACGGGTGGGCCGTCTGCTTTACAAGCAGTTTTACCCGCTCTCCCGGCCAATTTTCCTGTTCCAGTGCTCGTTGCACAGCACATGCCTCCGGGGTTTACTGGGCCGCTTGCCCAGCGATTAAATGGGCTCTGTCCGTTAAATGTTCGAGAAGGTATCCATGGAGAAGTATTGAAAGCTGGAACTGTATATGTTGCTCCAGCAGGAAAACAGCTACAGGTTCAGCGCAAGCCGGGGCAGTTGATCCTTCACATTGGAGACGAAGCACCCATCCCCACGCTTTACCATCCTTCTGTGGACGTCATGTTTCTTTCCTTAGCAAAGGTCGTTGGTAAAGGAACCCTTGGAGTGGTGATGACCGGAATGGGAAGTGACGGTACGAAGGGTATGAAGGAAGTTAAGGCTTCAGATGGGTTTGCGATAGCCGAGTCGGAAGAGACCTGCGTGGTCTATGGAATGCCAAGATCCCTGGTGGATGCTGGTCTCGCTGACCGGGTCGTACCGCTGGGGGAGATTGGGCGAACCATTGTAGAGTGTGTCATGAGGAGGGGATAG
- the flgC gene encoding flagellar basal body rod protein FlgC: MSLFGAIDISASGLTAQRLRLDLISNNIANINTTRTGELTPGGNPIPYSRQAAVFVPRPSETPFANVLGETLGDRNVGNGVQVSSIERDVQAPFRLEYNPDSPDAAKVAEPGLPVGYVRQPNVNIVTEMVDMISASRAYEANVTALNASKSMAAKALEIGKG, translated from the coding sequence ATGAGTCTTTTTGGAGCCATCGATATCAGTGCCTCGGGTTTAACTGCCCAACGTCTGCGTTTGGACCTTATTTCCAATAATATCGCCAATATTAATACAACCCGCACGGGCGAACTTACCCCTGGGGGAAACCCCATACCTTACAGCAGGCAAGCCGCAGTGTTCGTCCCACGCCCCTCGGAAACACCGTTTGCCAATGTCTTAGGAGAAACTTTAGGGGACCGAAACGTTGGAAATGGGGTACAAGTTTCAAGCATTGAGCGCGACGTTCAAGCGCCATTTCGCTTAGAATATAACCCGGATTCCCCTGATGCAGCTAAAGTGGCCGAGCCTGGTTTACCAGTGGGATATGTCCGTCAACCGAATGTCAATATTGTGACTGAAATGGTAGATATGATTTCCGCATCGCGGGCGTACGAGGCGAATGTGACAGCTCTCAATGCCAGTAAGTCGATGGCGGCTAAAGCGTTAGAGATTGGAAAGGGGTAA
- the fliE gene encoding flagellar hook-basal body complex protein FliE: MSIPPIAPIMPLGVLSPISSASLETQQSVGSGDGAQKAGTDFSKFLNDALHQVDALQSKADVASLELATGQVQDMSSVMVALEKASLSMSLTVSVRDKVLDAYNQIMRMQM; this comes from the coding sequence ATGAGTATTCCGCCAATAGCACCGATCATGCCCCTTGGCGTTTTAAGTCCAATCAGTTCAGCATCTTTGGAGACTCAGCAAAGTGTTGGCTCTGGAGATGGGGCACAAAAGGCGGGCACGGATTTTTCCAAGTTTTTAAACGATGCTCTCCATCAAGTTGATGCCTTGCAATCGAAGGCGGATGTAGCCAGCTTAGAATTGGCAACGGGTCAGGTGCAAGATATGTCATCGGTCATGGTTGCCCTAGAGAAAGCAAGTTTGTCCATGTCTTTGACGGTTTCGGTGCGAGATAAAGTGTTAGATGCTTATAATCAAATCATGCGTATGCAGATGTAA
- the fliF gene encoding flagellar basal-body MS-ring/collar protein FliF, translated as MDFSWAGIRQSLKSFWDKLSSPQKIITVLAPLLVAAALITLITWAGRPQYVAIFTKLSDTEAGAITTKLKDLKADYKLADNGSTIMVTQQTAADIRLQLASAGLPQQSKFSFDSLNTMHLGETDADRKLRYVLGLQNELENTLKTLNGVQDARVHIVMPEPSLFVDSQKTATAAVTLKLVPGTKLGEDQVRAIANLLAGSVEGLQPENVTIVDTGGNVLSDVLGKSKDPKRLTGTDYQLQLTVEEDTRKSVQSMLDKVLGSGKTVVRINAVLDFDQIKRTKQTNGPGAVVSEQYTNETATNGSSAVGGTPGVTANGAPTYPTGTQGSNSSSKVNSTKNYQVDTTQEEQVVSPGAIKHLSVSVMADSDIISQTQLDQIKTIVASAAGVDQTRGDQIQVAALPFNKTDLQQEKLAMDNAQKRQQMLNYAELGAAVLFGIMFFLAFLRSRSKKARAGKLLELNGSQPVTLAAAELLMAEQQSAEEEAKLKFAQKNTKTADELEKQKTKESVELYSRNNPDEVARLMRTWLSEES; from the coding sequence ATGGATTTTTCTTGGGCTGGAATTCGGCAATCATTGAAGTCATTTTGGGATAAACTTTCGAGCCCACAGAAAATAATAACGGTGCTTGCTCCTCTTTTGGTTGCTGCCGCACTGATCACCTTGATCACTTGGGCGGGACGACCGCAATATGTGGCAATCTTTACGAAACTGAGTGACACAGAGGCAGGGGCAATCACCACGAAGCTGAAAGATTTAAAAGCAGATTATAAGTTGGCGGATAATGGGTCAACCATTATGGTTACTCAACAGACAGCCGCTGATATTCGCTTACAGCTTGCTAGTGCGGGGCTTCCTCAACAAAGTAAATTTAGCTTTGACAGCCTTAATACAATGCATCTAGGCGAAACGGATGCGGACCGGAAACTACGTTATGTTCTCGGGTTACAGAATGAACTAGAGAATACCTTGAAAACGTTGAATGGTGTGCAAGATGCGCGTGTGCATATTGTGATGCCCGAACCGTCATTATTCGTAGATAGTCAAAAAACGGCAACGGCGGCGGTGACATTGAAACTCGTTCCTGGGACGAAACTCGGTGAGGACCAGGTACGTGCGATTGCTAATCTTTTGGCAGGTTCTGTAGAAGGACTGCAACCGGAGAATGTGACGATTGTGGATACTGGAGGAAATGTACTTTCGGATGTCTTAGGAAAAAGCAAAGATCCTAAACGTCTTACGGGAACGGATTATCAACTTCAACTAACGGTTGAAGAAGACACTCGAAAATCGGTTCAAAGTATGTTAGATAAGGTGCTGGGTTCGGGTAAGACTGTCGTTCGTATTAATGCTGTACTAGATTTTGATCAAATCAAACGGACCAAGCAAACGAATGGACCAGGCGCTGTGGTGAGTGAGCAATATACGAATGAAACCGCTACGAACGGCTCTTCAGCAGTGGGGGGGACGCCAGGAGTGACTGCAAATGGAGCTCCGACATATCCCACTGGGACCCAAGGATCGAATTCATCTAGCAAGGTCAATAGTACTAAGAACTATCAGGTAGATACAACACAGGAAGAACAAGTCGTAAGCCCGGGTGCTATAAAACATCTTTCTGTGTCAGTTATGGCGGATTCGGATATTATTTCTCAGACTCAACTGGATCAGATTAAAACGATTGTGGCTTCTGCGGCTGGCGTGGACCAAACCCGTGGAGATCAAATTCAAGTAGCAGCTCTGCCCTTTAATAAAACAGATTTGCAGCAGGAAAAACTTGCGATGGATAATGCACAGAAACGGCAGCAAATGCTTAATTATGCCGAACTAGGAGCGGCTGTTTTGTTCGGCATAATGTTTTTCTTAGCGTTTTTACGATCCCGTTCGAAGAAAGCACGTGCTGGAAAATTGCTCGAACTGAATGGTTCACAGCCGGTAACACTCGCAGCGGCCGAACTTCTCATGGCCGAACAACAGTCGGCAGAAGAAGAGGCGAAGCTTAAATTTGCTCAGAAAAACACTAAGACTGCTGATGAGCTTGAAAAGCAAAAGACGAAAGAGTCAGTCGAACTGTATTCGCGCAATAATCCGGATGAAGTTGCCCGTCTTATGAGAACCTGGCTATCGGAGGAGAGTTAG
- the fliG gene encoding flagellar motor switch protein FliG, whose translation MAQALTGIQKAAILMVALGAENSAQVVKHLGEGEIEQLTLEMANVGRISPEQRDAVVEEFHQMCIANAYISQGGIEYAREVLERALGETRAFEIISRLSTSLKMRPFDLVRRTDPKQLFSFIQGEHPQTIALIMTHLPAEKAATLLSSLALDRQADVAKRVATMGRTSPEVLKEIEKVLERKISSLAPTDYTTSGGIQSIVDVLNRADPGTVKVVMDALEVDDPVLAEQIKRQMFVFEDIIILDDRGIQLVLREVETKDLGLALKGSNPEVAQRIQGNMSSRAAQMLKDDMEFMGPVRLRDVEEAQQRIVKVIRKLEESGAIVISRGGSDEIVY comes from the coding sequence ATGGCGCAAGCTTTAACGGGAATTCAAAAAGCCGCGATTCTAATGGTCGCCTTGGGCGCAGAGAATTCAGCTCAAGTGGTTAAACACCTCGGTGAGGGTGAGATAGAACAGTTAACCTTAGAAATGGCGAATGTTGGTAGGATATCGCCGGAACAGCGGGATGCTGTTGTGGAAGAATTTCATCAAATGTGCATTGCTAATGCTTATATTTCTCAAGGGGGCATCGAGTACGCGCGTGAGGTGTTGGAACGGGCCCTCGGGGAAACACGGGCGTTTGAGATTATCAGCCGCTTGTCGACCTCTTTGAAGATGCGGCCTTTCGACCTCGTGCGTCGGACGGATCCCAAACAACTTTTTTCCTTTATTCAAGGAGAACATCCTCAAACGATAGCGCTGATCATGACACATCTTCCAGCAGAAAAAGCAGCGACCTTGCTCTCTAGTCTTGCACTAGACCGACAGGCTGATGTGGCGAAACGTGTTGCGACAATGGGCCGAACAAGTCCGGAAGTGCTCAAAGAGATCGAGAAGGTCTTGGAACGCAAGATTTCTAGTCTCGCTCCGACGGATTATACGACCTCAGGTGGGATTCAAAGTATCGTAGATGTTCTTAACCGTGCAGATCCCGGAACCGTCAAAGTGGTCATGGATGCCTTAGAAGTCGATGATCCTGTCTTGGCTGAACAGATCAAGAGGCAGATGTTTGTCTTTGAAGACATTATTATTCTGGACGACCGCGGTATACAATTGGTCCTGCGCGAAGTAGAAACCAAGGATTTGGGGCTAGCTCTGAAAGGGTCCAACCCCGAAGTGGCGCAAAGGATCCAAGGAAATATGTCCTCGCGTGCAGCTCAGATGCTCAAAGACGATATGGAATTTATGGGTCCAGTGCGGTTGCGTGATGTCGAAGAGGCTCAGCAACGCATTGTGAAGGTGATTCGTAAGCTTGAGGAAAGTGGTGCGATTGTGATCTCAAGGGGGGGAAGTGATGAGATTGTCTATTAG
- a CDS encoding FliH/SctL family protein: protein MRLSISGRVVKSYDVEVSAPRMVESLEGFQQLGPRLTVLSVEEEDRTSANSEHLSWIANPIEVEAKEKAAAIFAEAQEKAAIILAEAEAEAQEIRVQAQADADRFRQEVVETARAEVYPAAQSEGYQAGLQKGEAEGNRLFQEANQLFNLAQRAVQEEYAKVDGELLGLAIKIAERIVRSSLAVEPQRLAAIIQALTLLPQNREGWRLHVAPEDARWLERVGNQPPCPWVSDESLGPGDCFLECQEGIFDAQLEAQLVKLEQSLREEFEHGGLESFDAESGTN, encoded by the coding sequence ATGAGATTGTCTATTAGCGGGCGGGTTGTCAAAAGTTACGATGTTGAGGTTTCTGCCCCGCGAATGGTAGAGAGCCTCGAGGGGTTTCAGCAGTTGGGTCCGCGTTTGACGGTACTCAGTGTTGAAGAAGAGGACCGTACCTCGGCAAACTCAGAACACCTTAGTTGGATTGCGAATCCCATTGAGGTAGAGGCCAAGGAGAAGGCAGCAGCCATCTTTGCTGAGGCCCAAGAGAAAGCAGCCATCATCCTCGCTGAGGCTGAAGCAGAGGCTCAAGAAATTCGTGTCCAGGCCCAGGCTGATGCGGATCGTTTCCGTCAGGAAGTCGTAGAGACTGCACGAGCTGAGGTGTATCCCGCAGCACAGTCCGAGGGATATCAGGCGGGATTACAAAAAGGAGAGGCTGAGGGAAACCGCTTGTTCCAAGAGGCAAACCAGCTTTTTAACTTAGCGCAGCGAGCGGTTCAGGAGGAGTATGCTAAAGTCGACGGAGAATTGCTGGGTTTAGCCATAAAGATTGCTGAACGCATAGTGCGATCAAGCTTGGCCGTCGAACCGCAGCGATTAGCAGCAATCATTCAGGCCTTAACTCTATTGCCGCAAAATCGAGAGGGCTGGCGGTTGCATGTAGCCCCAGAGGATGCTCGTTGGCTGGAGCGCGTTGGCAATCAACCGCCTTGCCCCTGGGTTTCAGATGAGTCATTGGGTCCTGGAGATTGTTTCCTAGAGTGTCAGGAAGGAATTTTTGATGCTCAGCTTGAAGCCCAGTTAGTTAAATTAGAGCAAAGTTTGCGAGAGGAGTTCGAGCATGGGGGCCTGGAATCGTTTGACGCAGAAAGTGGAACAAATTGA